A section of the Deltaproteobacteria bacterium GWC2_65_14 genome encodes:
- a CDS encoding tRNA pseudouridine(55) synthase TruB, which produces MDGVVVLDKPPGITSFRAVEQVRRVFREKKGGHAGTLDPMATGVLPICLGRATKIAGYLAGQEKEYDVLFRFGAETDTGDREGKETASAPGAFADEGAVRAAVERLEGNWAQVPPAYSAVKVGGKRAYVLARQGKTPELAPRSVTVYEARLLGWSREGFRLLLRTSKGFYVRALSRDMGREFGVPMTVAALSRLRCGPFRLEESVSLDELAEAGRREEARKHLLPITKALEGFPQVRIPHEAVAAIRTGRGPGPWLASETIPAGLGVVLLTGADGGPVALVGRSPEGIWRIVRGL; this is translated from the coding sequence ATCGACGGAGTGGTCGTTCTCGACAAACCGCCGGGGATCACCTCCTTCCGGGCCGTCGAGCAGGTGCGGAGGGTGTTCCGGGAAAAGAAGGGCGGGCATGCCGGCACGCTCGACCCGATGGCCACGGGGGTTCTGCCGATCTGCCTGGGGCGGGCCACCAAGATCGCGGGGTACCTGGCCGGGCAGGAGAAGGAGTACGACGTCCTCTTCCGGTTCGGCGCGGAGACGGACACGGGAGACCGCGAGGGGAAGGAGACCGCCTCGGCCCCGGGAGCCTTCGCGGACGAAGGAGCGGTCCGGGCCGCGGTGGAAAGGCTCGAAGGGAACTGGGCCCAGGTCCCCCCGGCCTATTCCGCCGTGAAGGTGGGCGGAAAGCGGGCCTACGTGCTGGCCCGCCAGGGGAAGACTCCGGAGCTCGCCCCCAGAAGCGTCACCGTCTACGAGGCTCGGCTGCTCGGGTGGAGCCGGGAGGGGTTCCGCCTGCTTCTGCGGACCTCGAAGGGGTTCTACGTCCGTGCGCTCTCCCGGGACATGGGAAGGGAGTTCGGCGTTCCGATGACGGTGGCGGCGCTGTCCCGCCTCCGGTGCGGCCCGTTCCGACTGGAGGAATCGGTCTCCCTCGACGAACTGGCCGAGGCCGGGCGGCGGGAGGAGGCCCGGAAGCACCTGCTTCCGATCACGAAGGCCCTCGAGGGATTTCCCCAGGTGAGGATTCCCCACGAGGCGGTCGCGGCGATCCGTACCGGACGCGGCCCCGGCCCCTGGCTCGCGAGTGAGACGATCCCGGCGGGGTTGGGGGTGGTCCTGCTGACGGGGGCCGACGGCGGCCCGGTCGCCCTGGTCGGGCGCAGTCCGGAAGGGATCTGGAGGATCGTCCGGGGGTTATGA
- a CDS encoding 30S ribosomal protein S15 gives MSLVTEKKKDLIGKFRLHESDTGSPEVQIALLTERINMITDHLKTHSKDFNTRRGLLKLVGQRRRLLDYLKAKESLRYKAVLESLGLRK, from the coding sequence ATGAGCCTGGTGACGGAGAAGAAAAAGGACCTGATCGGAAAGTTCCGGTTGCATGAGTCGGACACCGGCTCGCCCGAGGTGCAGATCGCGCTCCTGACGGAGCGGATCAACATGATCACCGATCACCTCAAGACCCACTCCAAGGATTTCAATACCCGGCGCGGCCTACTGAAGCTGGTCGGCCAGCGGCGCCGGCTTCTCGATTACCTGAAGGCGAAGGAATCGCTCCGCTACAAAGCGGTGCTGGAATCGCTGGGCCTGCGGAAGTAG
- a CDS encoding polyribonucleotide nucleotidyltransferase has product MGNVYETELSGRKLSIETGDLAKQAGGSAVVRYGDSVVLVTACASETPRPGIDFLPLVVDYVEKTFAAGKIPGGFFKREGRLSEYEVLTSRLIDRPIRPLFPKGFYNEIQVIATVLSADKENDTGVIAMIGASAALSISDIPFAGPIAGARVGRIDGELVINPRIPDMEKSDMNIFVSGSREAILMVEGEASEVPEGDVLDAILFAHRSLVPLLDMQDRMAKETGKAKRIFAKEELGDEEIRRITQTAEKELREAYAIVGKQDRRKRIEEIAEAVRNLFPEEERLAKRNLIAGAFKNIEKKIVRGKVLAEKRRIDGRGLADVRAIDCRVGILPRTHGSALFTRGETQVLVTATLGTSQDEQRIDSLLGDTTKSFMLHYNFPPFSVGEVKMLRAPARREVGHGVLAERAVSKVLPPEMDFPYTIRLVSEVLESNGSSSMATVCGSSLAMMDAGVPTKGSVSGIAMGLIKEGDDVAVLSDILGDEDHLGDMDFKIAGTAKGITAIQMDIKIGGVSREVLLSALKQAREGCLHILGKMDAALATPRQELSPFAPRIYVMTVKTEKIREIIGPGGKVIRGIQEQTGVKIDIDDDGTIKIAAVDAEAAKAAISIIEGIVQEAEVGKVYEGKVRRIMDFGAFVELFPGTDGLLHISQISKNRVRSVSDIYKEGDPVTVRVIEVDRDGKIRLSHKEFEKGGENPYVEGEGGEPPPRPEPADRGDRDRPRDGERGRGGRRGRR; this is encoded by the coding sequence GTGGGAAACGTGTACGAAACGGAACTGTCCGGCAGGAAACTTTCCATCGAAACGGGAGATCTGGCGAAGCAGGCGGGCGGCTCGGCCGTCGTCCGGTACGGGGATTCCGTCGTCCTGGTGACCGCCTGCGCGAGCGAGACCCCGCGTCCCGGGATCGACTTCCTCCCGCTCGTGGTCGACTACGTGGAAAAGACGTTTGCCGCGGGGAAGATCCCCGGCGGCTTCTTCAAGCGGGAGGGGCGGCTTTCGGAGTACGAGGTGCTCACCTCCCGCCTGATCGACCGGCCGATCCGGCCGCTCTTTCCGAAAGGGTTCTACAACGAGATCCAGGTCATCGCCACCGTGCTCTCCGCCGACAAGGAGAACGATACGGGGGTGATCGCGATGATCGGGGCGTCGGCCGCCCTGTCCATCTCCGACATCCCCTTCGCCGGACCGATCGCAGGCGCGCGGGTGGGGAGGATCGACGGCGAGCTCGTCATCAATCCGAGGATTCCCGACATGGAGAAGAGCGACATGAACATCTTCGTCTCCGGGAGCCGCGAGGCGATCCTCATGGTGGAGGGGGAAGCCTCCGAGGTTCCCGAAGGGGATGTCCTCGACGCCATTCTCTTCGCGCACCGCTCCCTGGTTCCCCTCCTGGACATGCAGGATCGGATGGCGAAGGAGACGGGGAAGGCCAAGCGGATCTTCGCGAAGGAGGAACTGGGGGACGAGGAGATCCGCAGGATCACCCAGACGGCGGAGAAGGAGCTCCGGGAGGCGTACGCGATCGTCGGGAAGCAGGATCGCCGCAAGCGGATCGAGGAAATCGCCGAGGCGGTGCGGAACCTCTTTCCCGAGGAGGAGCGACTGGCGAAGAGGAACCTCATCGCGGGGGCCTTCAAGAACATCGAAAAGAAGATCGTCCGCGGGAAGGTCCTCGCGGAAAAGCGGCGGATCGACGGAAGGGGGCTCGCGGACGTCCGGGCGATCGACTGCCGGGTGGGCATCCTTCCCAGGACACACGGGTCGGCCCTCTTCACGCGCGGGGAGACCCAGGTCCTCGTCACCGCCACCCTGGGGACTTCGCAGGACGAGCAGAGGATCGACTCGCTCCTCGGGGACACGACAAAATCGTTCATGCTCCACTACAACTTTCCACCCTTCTCCGTGGGAGAGGTGAAGATGCTGCGGGCCCCCGCCCGCCGGGAGGTGGGACACGGAGTCCTCGCCGAGCGGGCGGTTTCCAAGGTCCTCCCGCCCGAGATGGATTTCCCCTATACGATCCGGCTCGTCTCCGAGGTCCTGGAATCGAACGGCTCCTCCTCCATGGCCACGGTGTGCGGGTCGTCGCTGGCGATGATGGACGCGGGGGTCCCCACGAAGGGGAGCGTCTCCGGCATCGCGATGGGGCTGATCAAGGAGGGGGACGATGTGGCGGTCCTCTCCGACATCCTGGGGGACGAGGACCACCTGGGGGACATGGACTTCAAGATCGCGGGGACCGCGAAGGGGATCACCGCCATCCAGATGGACATCAAGATCGGCGGGGTGAGCCGGGAGGTCCTGCTGTCGGCGCTGAAACAGGCCAGGGAAGGCTGCCTGCACATCCTCGGGAAGATGGACGCGGCGCTCGCGACGCCCCGACAGGAGCTCTCTCCCTTCGCTCCCAGGATCTACGTGATGACGGTCAAGACCGAGAAGATCCGCGAGATCATCGGCCCGGGAGGCAAGGTCATCCGGGGGATCCAGGAGCAGACCGGCGTCAAGATCGACATCGACGACGACGGCACCATCAAGATCGCGGCGGTGGACGCCGAGGCGGCGAAGGCGGCGATCTCCATCATCGAGGGGATCGTCCAGGAGGCGGAGGTCGGGAAGGTGTACGAGGGGAAGGTCCGCCGCATCATGGACTTCGGCGCCTTCGTGGAGCTGTTCCCCGGGACCGACGGCCTCCTGCACATCTCCCAGATCAGCAAGAACCGGGTCCGCTCCGTGTCGGACATCTACAAGGAGGGAGACCCGGTCACGGTGCGGGTGATCGAGGTCGACCGGGATGGGAAGATCCGCCTCTCCCACAAGGAGTTCGAGAAGGGGGGGGAGAACCCCTACGTGGAAGGGGAGGGGGGAGAGCCTCCGCCGAGACCGGAACCGGCGGACCGCGGCGACAGGGATCGTCCCCGGGACGGGGAGCGCGGACGCGGCGGCCGGAGAGGCCGCCGGTAG
- a CDS encoding deoxyuridine 5'-triphosphate nucleotidohydrolase, whose amino-acid sequence MEPGLTVPVRFVREGSRGLLPAYQTEGASGMDLFADLEGEVVLPPAGRALVPTGIAVAIPPGVEGQVRPRSGLAARSGITCLNSPGTIDSDYRGEIRVLLVNLGEEPFVVRRGDRIAQLVFSPVLRATLREVGTLDGTPRGERGFGHTGERGGGR is encoded by the coding sequence ATGGAGCCCGGCCTGACCGTCCCGGTGCGGTTCGTGCGGGAGGGAAGCCGCGGGCTTCTCCCGGCGTACCAGACCGAAGGGGCCTCGGGGATGGACCTGTTCGCGGACCTGGAGGGGGAGGTGGTTCTACCGCCTGCCGGAAGGGCGCTCGTCCCGACCGGGATCGCGGTGGCGATCCCCCCGGGGGTGGAGGGACAGGTGAGGCCGAGAAGCGGGCTTGCCGCCCGCAGCGGGATCACCTGCCTGAACAGCCCCGGGACCATCGATTCCGACTACCGCGGGGAGATCCGCGTTCTCCTGGTCAACCTCGGGGAGGAACCCTTCGTCGTCCGGAGGGGAGACCGGATCGCCCAGCTGGTCTTTTCCCCCGTCCTGCGGGCCACCCTGCGGGAGGTGGGGACGCTCGACGGGACACCCCGCGGGGAGCGGGGGTTCGGACACACCGGTGAACGGGGAGGCGGGCGGTGA
- a CDS encoding amidophosphoribosyltransferase, with protein sequence MTGKFHEECGIFGVFGHPEAANLVYLGLYALQHRGQESAGIASADGSLISFHKEMGIVAEIFSEEVLGRLQGHVAIGHVRYSTTGSSELKNAQPFVVDFERGSIAVAHNGNLVNAHTLRRSLDVEGSIFQSTMDTEVIVHLIAKSRMEGVEDRIVDALSKVRGAYSLLFLTRDRLIAVRDPHGIRPLVLGRIKGGGHVICSESCALDLIEGELVREVEPGEMIVIDSRGMRATRPFFPAKPHFCIFEHVYFSRPDSVFGGTSVYQVRKQLGRQLARECPAVADIVIPVPDSGVPAALGYAEESGLPFEMGLIRNHYVGRTFIEPQQSIRHFGVKIKLNVVRDVVAGKRVVVVDDSIVRGTTGRKIIKMIRDAGAKEIHVRVSSPPTTHPCYYGIDTPLRRDLIAATHTIEEIATYLTSDSVEYLSPEGLHACVPNAGKGYCDACFTGDYMIPLEIQETEEQLLLFRGSVSV encoded by the coding sequence ATGACCGGAAAATTCCACGAGGAATGCGGCATTTTCGGGGTCTTCGGGCATCCGGAAGCGGCGAACCTCGTCTATCTCGGACTGTACGCCCTCCAACACCGCGGACAGGAGAGCGCCGGCATCGCCAGCGCCGACGGATCCCTGATCTCGTTCCACAAGGAGATGGGGATCGTCGCGGAGATCTTCTCGGAGGAGGTCCTCGGCCGGCTGCAGGGCCATGTCGCCATCGGGCATGTCCGCTATTCGACCACGGGATCCTCCGAGCTGAAGAACGCACAGCCCTTCGTGGTGGACTTCGAGCGGGGGTCGATCGCCGTCGCGCACAACGGGAACCTGGTGAACGCCCACACCCTCCGCCGGAGCCTCGACGTGGAAGGGTCGATCTTCCAGTCGACGATGGACACCGAGGTGATCGTCCACCTGATCGCGAAGTCCCGGATGGAGGGCGTCGAGGATCGGATCGTCGACGCCCTCTCCAAGGTCCGGGGGGCCTACTCCCTGCTCTTCCTCACCCGGGACCGGCTGATCGCCGTCCGCGATCCCCACGGGATCCGGCCCCTGGTCCTGGGGAGGATCAAGGGAGGGGGACACGTCATCTGCTCGGAGTCGTGCGCCCTCGACCTGATCGAAGGGGAACTGGTCCGGGAGGTCGAGCCCGGGGAGATGATCGTCATCGATTCGCGGGGGATGCGGGCCACCCGGCCCTTCTTTCCCGCGAAGCCCCATTTCTGCATCTTCGAGCATGTCTATTTCTCCCGCCCCGACTCGGTCTTCGGAGGCACCTCGGTCTACCAGGTCCGGAAGCAGCTCGGGCGGCAGCTGGCCCGGGAGTGCCCGGCCGTCGCCGACATCGTCATCCCGGTCCCCGATTCGGGGGTCCCGGCCGCCCTCGGGTACGCCGAGGAGTCCGGGCTCCCCTTCGAGATGGGGCTGATCCGGAACCATTACGTGGGAAGGACCTTCATCGAGCCGCAGCAGTCGATCCGGCACTTCGGGGTCAAGATCAAGCTGAACGTCGTCCGGGACGTGGTGGCGGGGAAGCGGGTCGTGGTCGTGGACGACTCGATCGTCCGGGGGACGACGGGGCGCAAGATCATCAAGATGATCCGGGACGCCGGCGCGAAGGAAATCCACGTGCGGGTCAGCTCCCCCCCCACGACCCATCCCTGCTACTACGGCATCGACACTCCCCTGCGGCGCGACCTGATCGCGGCCACCCACACGATCGAGGAGATCGCCACCTACCTCACCTCCGACAGCGTGGAATACCTGAGCCCGGAGGGACTTCACGCCTGCGTCCCGAACGCGGGAAAAGGGTACTGCGACGCCTGTTTCACCGGGGACTACATGATTCCGCTGGAGATCCAGGAGACCGAGGAGCAGCTCCTGCTGTTCCGCGGCTCCGTGAGTGTGTGA
- a CDS encoding orotate phosphoribosyltransferase: MADDRKRFLAILREKSYEKRKVILSSGRESDFYIDCKQATLDAEGALLTGRLFCGMLEREGWPDAVGGITLGADPIVTAISLTSALRGNPIPAFIIRKEPKKHGTAQWLEGTRNLSPGMQVAIVEDVVTTGASTLRAIERAQGFGLVVSRVLCIVDRNEGGADAVAEKGFRLESMFRREEIEGG, encoded by the coding sequence ATGGCGGACGACCGGAAGCGGTTCCTCGCGATTCTTCGGGAAAAGAGTTACGAGAAGCGGAAGGTGATCCTCTCCTCCGGGAGGGAATCCGACTTCTACATCGACTGCAAGCAGGCGACGCTGGACGCGGAGGGGGCCCTGCTCACGGGGCGGCTGTTCTGCGGGATGCTGGAGCGGGAAGGGTGGCCCGACGCGGTGGGCGGCATCACGCTCGGGGCGGACCCGATCGTGACCGCCATCTCGCTCACCAGCGCCCTCCGGGGAAACCCGATCCCCGCGTTCATCATCCGGAAGGAGCCGAAGAAGCACGGCACGGCCCAGTGGCTGGAGGGGACGAGGAACCTCTCCCCCGGGATGCAGGTGGCGATCGTGGAGGATGTCGTCACCACCGGCGCCTCGACCCTTCGGGCGATCGAGCGGGCCCAGGGGTTCGGGCTCGTCGTGTCCCGCGTGCTCTGCATCGTCGACCGGAACGAGGGGGGTGCCGATGCGGTTGCGGAGAAGGGGTTCCGCCTCGAGTCGATGTTCCGGCGGGAGGAGATCGAAGGTGGCTGA
- a CDS encoding L-aspartate oxidase — translation MEHSSNFLVIGSGIAGLSFALRAAGSGKATVNIVTKRKAAESSTNYAQGGIATVWSGEDSFESHIEDTHRAGAGLCHTDIVERVVRDAPERIRELMEWGVRFTRRTGGREFDLGREGGHSKRRIFHAKDLTGREVERALLSRARANPRIRIFEHHTAINLVTRQKLESFDHRREDEVLGAYVLDEVRGEIGTFTADATVLSTGGVGKVYLYTSNPDIATGDGIAMAYRAGATIANMEFVQFHPTCLYHPHAKSFLISEAVRGEGAVLLSRTGKPFMQGVHPMAELAPRDIVARAIDSELKRTGEDCAYLDITRKGGPFIRRRFPNIHKTCLSFGIDMTKEPIPVVPAAHYLCGGIRTDGNGETDIRRLFAVGESACTGLHGANRLASNSLLEALVFSARAHEHASRTYSRKIRPKVRIPKWDPGKAQDSDEAVVVSHNWDEIRRLMWNYVGIVRSNKRLERALDRIELLKKEISEYYWNFKVTGDLLELRNICTVAELVVRCAMQRKESRGLHTTIDYPYLDEEHGRKDSAIRRIRF, via the coding sequence ATGGAACATTCCTCCAATTTCCTGGTCATCGGAAGCGGCATCGCGGGGTTGAGTTTCGCCCTCCGGGCGGCCGGGTCCGGGAAGGCCACGGTGAACATCGTCACGAAGCGGAAGGCGGCGGAATCGAGCACGAACTACGCGCAGGGGGGGATCGCCACCGTCTGGAGCGGAGAGGATTCGTTCGAGTCGCACATCGAGGACACCCACCGGGCCGGAGCGGGCCTCTGCCACACGGATATCGTGGAACGGGTGGTCCGGGACGCCCCGGAGAGGATCCGCGAACTGATGGAGTGGGGAGTCCGGTTCACCCGCCGCACCGGGGGGCGGGAGTTCGACCTCGGACGGGAGGGCGGTCACTCGAAACGGCGGATCTTCCACGCGAAGGACCTGACCGGGCGAGAGGTCGAGCGGGCCCTGCTCTCCCGCGCAAGGGCCAACCCGCGGATCCGGATCTTCGAGCACCATACCGCCATCAACCTCGTCACGCGCCAGAAGCTCGAGTCCTTCGACCATCGCCGGGAGGACGAGGTCCTCGGGGCCTACGTCCTCGACGAGGTGCGGGGCGAGATCGGGACCTTCACCGCGGACGCCACGGTCCTCTCCACCGGCGGCGTCGGGAAGGTCTACCTCTACACGAGCAACCCGGACATCGCCACGGGGGACGGGATCGCGATGGCCTACCGGGCGGGGGCGACGATCGCGAACATGGAGTTCGTGCAGTTCCATCCGACCTGCCTCTATCATCCCCACGCCAAGTCCTTCCTGATCTCGGAGGCGGTCCGCGGGGAGGGGGCGGTCCTGCTCTCCCGGACGGGGAAACCGTTCATGCAGGGGGTCCACCCGATGGCGGAGCTGGCCCCGCGGGACATCGTGGCGCGGGCCATCGACTCGGAGCTCAAGCGAACCGGGGAGGACTGCGCCTACCTCGACATCACCCGCAAGGGGGGCCCTTTCATCCGGAGGCGGTTCCCGAACATCCACAAAACCTGCCTCTCCTTCGGGATCGACATGACGAAGGAGCCGATCCCCGTGGTCCCCGCGGCCCATTACCTGTGCGGGGGGATCCGGACCGACGGGAACGGGGAGACCGACATCCGCCGGCTCTTCGCGGTGGGGGAATCCGCCTGCACCGGGCTCCACGGCGCGAACCGGCTCGCCTCGAACTCCCTCCTGGAGGCGCTGGTCTTCTCCGCCCGCGCCCACGAGCACGCCTCCCGGACCTATTCCCGGAAGATCCGGCCGAAGGTCCGGATTCCGAAATGGGACCCCGGAAAAGCCCAGGACTCCGACGAGGCGGTCGTGGTCTCCCACAACTGGGACGAGATCCGCCGCCTGATGTGGAACTACGTCGGCATCGTCCGCTCGAACAAGCGGCTGGAGCGGGCCCTGGACCGGATCGAGCTGCTGAAGAAGGAGATCTCGGAGTACTACTGGAACTTCAAGGTGACGGGCGACCTGCTCGAGCTGCGGAATATCTGCACGGTGGCCGAGCTGGTCGTCCGGTGCGCGATGCAGAGGAAGGAAAGCCGGGGGCTGCACACGACGATCGACTACCCGTACCTGGACGAGGAGCACGGACGGAAGGATTCCGCCATACGCCGGATCCGGTTCTAA
- a CDS encoding CDP-diacylglycerol--glycerol-3-phosphate 3-phosphatidyltransferase, producing the protein MNRQNRLNSANLLTLFRIVTVPVVVLLLYVPSGKEITLFRSVAAAILFTVASFTDLFDGYVARRYGMVTSLGKLLDPLADKLLVCASMVMLIPPGRVPAWIVAIIVAREIGVTALRGAATIEGVVIAASPLGKAKTVLLDIGVGALILNYPLFGIDIHLLGMVFLVAGLVLTAWSGLEYFFRFLKEIF; encoded by the coding sequence ATGAATCGCCAGAACCGCCTCAACTCCGCGAATCTGCTCACTCTCTTTCGGATCGTGACCGTCCCCGTCGTCGTCCTGCTCCTATACGTCCCGTCCGGGAAGGAGATCACCCTGTTCCGGTCGGTCGCGGCGGCGATCCTGTTCACGGTGGCCTCGTTCACGGACCTGTTCGACGGCTACGTCGCGCGGCGGTACGGGATGGTCACCTCGCTGGGGAAGCTGCTCGACCCTCTCGCGGACAAGCTGCTCGTCTGCGCTTCGATGGTCATGCTGATCCCCCCGGGACGCGTGCCCGCCTGGATCGTCGCGATCATCGTCGCACGGGAGATCGGCGTCACCGCTCTCCGAGGGGCCGCCACCATTGAAGGGGTCGTGATCGCCGCATCCCCCCTCGGCAAGGCGAAGACCGTCCTCCTGGATATCGGGGTGGGGGCGCTCATCCTGAACTACCCCCTGTTCGGGATCGACATCCACCTGCTCGGGATGGTGTTCCTGGTGGCCGGCCTGGTCCTCACGGCCTGGTCGGGTCTGGAATACTTTTTCCGGTTCCTCAAGGAGATCTTCTAG
- a CDS encoding fructose 1,6-bisphosphatase (catalyzes the formation of fructose-6-phosphate from fructose-1,6-bisphosphate), with amino-acid sequence MNITLSVIKADIGSIGGHIQPSRELVEKVRSTVAEKGKKLLTDSFIGYTGDDIAILMTHREGTGSERVHKIAWDAFLAGTQLAKAQGLYGAGQDLLKDSFSGNVKGMGPAVAEMEFEERASEPFLLFAADKTDPGAYNLPCYLAFADPMFSAGLILSPKVGGGFAFRIMDVAHTEGDRVIDLKAPEELYDIAALLRDQERFVVESIRSKATGEIAVVVSTTRLHNIAGKYTGKDDPVMLVRVQGNFPATGEVLSPFTIGHYVAGFMRGSHHGALMPVTRNTGTSFFDGPPIVSCLAFCVKNGKLTEPADPFDHPYWEHVRTKVSAKNEDLRRQGFFGPAMLPYSELEYGGIVERLEKMDPKFRILSGTEKVKA; translated from the coding sequence ATGAACATCACACTATCCGTGATCAAGGCGGATATCGGTTCCATCGGGGGCCATATCCAACCGAGCAGGGAACTCGTCGAGAAAGTGCGCAGCACCGTCGCCGAGAAGGGGAAAAAGTTGTTGACCGATTCCTTCATCGGGTACACGGGGGACGACATCGCCATCCTGATGACCCACCGGGAGGGGACCGGGAGCGAGCGGGTCCACAAGATCGCCTGGGACGCCTTCCTCGCGGGGACCCAGCTGGCCAAGGCGCAGGGGCTGTACGGCGCGGGGCAGGACCTGCTGAAGGATTCCTTCTCCGGAAACGTGAAGGGGATGGGGCCGGCCGTCGCCGAAATGGAGTTCGAGGAGCGCGCAAGCGAGCCGTTCCTCCTGTTCGCCGCCGACAAGACCGACCCCGGGGCCTACAACCTTCCCTGCTACCTGGCCTTCGCGGACCCGATGTTCAGCGCCGGGCTCATCCTGTCGCCGAAGGTGGGTGGCGGGTTCGCCTTCCGGATCATGGACGTCGCGCACACCGAGGGGGACCGGGTGATCGACCTGAAAGCGCCGGAGGAGCTCTACGACATCGCCGCGCTCCTGCGCGACCAGGAGCGGTTCGTGGTGGAGTCGATCCGCTCGAAGGCCACGGGGGAGATCGCGGTCGTGGTGAGCACCACCCGGCTCCACAACATCGCGGGAAAGTACACCGGGAAGGACGACCCGGTGATGCTCGTCCGGGTCCAGGGGAACTTCCCCGCGACGGGGGAGGTGCTCTCCCCCTTCACGATCGGCCACTACGTCGCGGGGTTCATGCGGGGGAGCCACCACGGCGCGCTGATGCCGGTCACCAGGAACACCGGGACCTCCTTCTTCGACGGCCCCCCGATAGTTTCCTGCCTCGCCTTCTGCGTGAAGAACGGGAAGCTGACCGAGCCGGCCGATCCCTTCGACCACCCCTACTGGGAGCATGTCCGGACCAAGGTGTCCGCGAAGAACGAGGACCTGAGGCGGCAGGGGTTCTTCGGGCCTGCGATGCTGCCGTACAGCGAGCTCGAGTACGGCGGGATCGTGGAGCGGCTGGAGAAGATGGACCCGAAATTCCGGATCCTCTCCGGAACGGAGAAGGTGAAGGCGTAG
- a CDS encoding tRNA (adenosine(37)-N6)-dimethylallyltransferase MiaA: MPGIRLLVLSGPTASGKTGAAMALARLLPLEIVGADSMQVYRGMDIGTAKPSTAERAEIPHHLIDVADPDDPYSAGRFVAEAKEAIREIRSRGRHPLLVGGTGLYLRALIRGLDPLPSDPEVREALARRWVEEGGEALHAALRRDDPAAAAKIHPSDRLRVLRALEIAKITGAPASSRRTAWEGGPGRYRVLFFALRTGREELYRRIGERADGMIRSGLVEEVRGLLSRGYGPGLRSMDALGYRHILSHLLGGVPLEEAVRELKRDTRRYAKRQLTWLASEEAVRWIEGDSAVRAMAEMSRKYLL, translated from the coding sequence ATGCCCGGGATCCGCCTCCTCGTCCTCTCCGGCCCCACCGCGTCGGGGAAAACCGGCGCCGCGATGGCGCTGGCCCGCCTCCTTCCCCTGGAGATCGTCGGTGCCGATTCGATGCAGGTGTACCGCGGGATGGATATCGGGACCGCCAAGCCCTCTACCGCGGAGCGGGCGGAGATCCCCCACCACCTGATCGACGTTGCGGACCCCGACGATCCGTACAGCGCCGGACGGTTCGTGGCGGAGGCGAAGGAGGCGATCCGGGAGATCCGTTCCCGGGGGCGGCACCCCCTCCTGGTCGGGGGAACGGGACTCTATCTGCGGGCCCTGATCCGGGGGCTCGACCCCCTTCCTTCCGACCCCGAGGTGCGGGAAGCGCTCGCCCGGAGGTGGGTGGAGGAGGGGGGGGAAGCGCTCCACGCGGCGCTGCGGCGGGACGATCCGGCCGCCGCGGCGAAGATTCACCCGTCGGACCGGCTGCGGGTCCTTCGGGCCCTCGAGATCGCAAAGATCACGGGGGCTCCCGCCAGCTCCCGCAGGACGGCCTGGGAGGGCGGCCCGGGGAGGTACCGGGTCCTCTTTTTCGCTCTCCGGACCGGCCGGGAGGAGCTCTACCGGAGGATCGGGGAGCGCGCCGACGGGATGATCCGCTCCGGGCTGGTCGAGGAGGTCCGGGGGCTGCTCTCCCGGGGATACGGCCCCGGGCTCCGGAGCATGGATGCGCTGGGGTATCGCCACATCCTCTCCCACCTGCTTGGGGGAGTCCCGCTGGAGGAGGCGGTCCGGGAGCTGAAGCGGGACACCCGGCGGTATGCGAAGCGGCAGCTGACCTGGCTGGCCTCCGAGGAGGCGGTCCGGTGGATTGAAGGGGATTCAGCGGTCCGCGCCATGGCGGAGATGTCCAGAAAGTACTTGTTGTGA